The proteins below come from a single Etheostoma spectabile isolate EspeVRDwgs_2016 chromosome 4, UIUC_Espe_1.0, whole genome shotgun sequence genomic window:
- the rbbp5 gene encoding retinoblastoma-binding protein 5 isoform X2, producing the protein MNLELLESFGQNYPEEADGTLDCISMALTCTFNRWGTLLAVGCNDGRIVIWDFLTRGIAKIISAHIHPVCSLCWSRDGHKLVSASTDNIVSQWDVLTGDCDQRFRFPSPILKLQCHPRDMDKVLVCPMKSAPVLLTLSDSKHVVLPVDDDSDLNVVAAFDRRGEYIYTGNAKGKILVLNTNTQELVASFRVTTGTSNTTAIKSIEFARKGSCFLINTADRIIRVYDGREILTCGRDGEPEPMQKLQDLVNRTPWKRCCFSGDGEYIVAGSARQHALYIWEKSIGNLVKILHGTRGELLLDVAWHPVRPIIASISSGVVSIWAQNQVENWSAFAPDFKELDENVEYEERESEFDIEDEDKSEPEQTGADAAEDEEVDVTTVDPIVAFCSSDEELEDYKALLYLPIAPEVEDPEENPFGPPPDSAVQTAAPEDALAGSDKKQRQPSSEGGPAKKKARTTTIELQGVPSDEVHPLLGVKGDGKSKKKTAGRPKGSKGKDKDFPFRPKPYRGERPSFPMEALGSSGPGGGGGGGMKGRAEGGLATGSLVSQSYKQHDIGGMD; encoded by the exons ATGAACCTAGAACTGCTCG AATCGTTCGGGCAGAACTATCCAGAG GAGGCAGATGGCACTCTGGACTGTATCAGTATGGCCCTCACCTGCACCTTCAACCGCTGGGGCACCCTGCTGGCCGTGGGCTGCAACGACGGCCGCATCGTCATCTGGGACTTCCTCACGCGGGGTATCGCCAAAATCATCAGTGCACACATCCACCCAGTCTGCTCTTTATG ctggaGCCGAGACGGCCACAAGCTGGTGAGTGCGTCCACAGACAACATTGTCTCGCAGTGGGACGTCCTGACTGGAGACTGTGACCAGAGGTTCCGCTTCCCCTCACCCATCCTGAAACTGCAATGCCACCCCAGAGACAT GGACAAGGTGCTGGTGTGTCCCATGAAGTCAGCCCCGGTCCTGCTGACTCTGTCAGACTCCAAACATGTTGTCCTGCCGGTGGACGACGACTCAGACCTGAATGTTGTGGCGGCCTTTGACAGGCGGGGGGAGTACATCTACACTGGCAATGCCAAAGGAAAG ATTCTGGTGTTGAACACAAACACTCAGGAGCTGGTGGCTTCCTTCAGAGTGACAACTGGCACCAGCAACACCACTGCCATCAAATCAATTGAATTTGCACGCAAGGGCAG TTGCTTTCTCATAAACACAGCAGACCGGATCATCAGAGTTTATGACGGCAGGGAGATACTGACCTGTGGCCGAGACGGTGAGCCTGAACCCATGCAGAAACTACAGGACCTGGTCAACAG GACTCCGTGGAAGCGCTGCTGTTTCTCCGGCGATGGCGAGTACATTGTGGCCGGTTCAGCCAGGCAGCACGCCCTCTACATCTGGGAGAAGAGCATCGGCAACCTGGTGAAGATCCTTCATGGAACCAGAGGAGAGCTGCTGCTGGATGTCGCT TGGCATCCAGTCCGTCCCATTATCGCCTCCATCTCCAGCGGAGTGGTGTCCATCTGGGCTCAGAACCAAGTG GAAAACTGGAGCGCTTTCGCTCCAGACTTTAAAGAGCTGGACGAGAATGTGGAGTACGAGGAGCGCGAGTCCGAATTTGACATTGAGGACGAAGATAAGAGTGAACCCGAGCAGACAG GTGCAGACGCCGCGGAGGATGAAGAGGTGGATGTCACCACCGTTGACCCCATAGTTGCTTTTTGCAGCAG TGATGAGGAGCTGGAGGACTATAAGGCCCTGCTTTACCTGCCAATCGCCCCTGAGGTCGAAGATCCAGAGGAAAACCCCTTCGGCCCCCCGCCAGACTCTGCGGTCCAGACTGCTGCCCCAGAGGACGCGTTGGCCGGCAGTGACAAGAAGCAGCGGCAGCCTTCCTCTGAAGGAGGCCCGGCCAAGAAGAAGGCTCGCACCACCACCATCGAACTGCAGGGGGTCCCTAGTGACG AGGTGCACCCTTTACTAGGAGTGAAGGGGGATGGCAAGTCCAAGAAGAAGACAGCTGGCCGGCCCAAAGGCTCCAAAGGTAAAGACAAAGACTTCCCCTTCAGACCCAAGCCCTACAGGGGCGAGCGGCCCTCCTTCCCCATGGAGGCCCTGGGCAGCTCTGgcccaggaggaggaggaggaggagggatgaaGGGCAGGGCAGAGGGGGGCCTGGCCACAG
- the rbbp5 gene encoding retinoblastoma-binding protein 5 isoform X4 has protein sequence MNLELLESFGQNYPEEADGTLDCISMALTCTFNRWGTLLAVGCNDGRIVIWDFLTRGIAKIISAHIHPVCSLCWSRDGHKLVSASTDNIVSQWDVLTGDCDQRFRFPSPILKLQCHPRDMDKVLVCPMKSAPVLLTLSDSKHVVLPVDDDSDLNVVAAFDRRGEYIYTGNAKGKILVLNTNTQELVASFRVTTGTSNTTAIKSIEFARKGSCFLINTADRIIRVYDGREILTCGRDGEPEPMQKLQDLVNRTPWKRCCFSGDGEYIVAGSARQHALYIWEKSIGNLVKILHGTRGELLLDVAWHPVRPIIASISSGVVSIWAQNQVENWSAFAPDFKELDENVEYEERESEFDIEDEDKSEPEQTGADAAEDEEVDVTTVDPIVAFCSSDEELEDYKALLYLPIAPEVEDPEENPFGPPPDSAVQTAAPEDALAGSDKKQRQPSSEGGPAKKKARTTTIELQGVPSDEVHPLLGVKGDGKSKKKTAGRPKGSKGSLVSQSYKQHDIGGMD, from the exons ATGAACCTAGAACTGCTCG AATCGTTCGGGCAGAACTATCCAGAG GAGGCAGATGGCACTCTGGACTGTATCAGTATGGCCCTCACCTGCACCTTCAACCGCTGGGGCACCCTGCTGGCCGTGGGCTGCAACGACGGCCGCATCGTCATCTGGGACTTCCTCACGCGGGGTATCGCCAAAATCATCAGTGCACACATCCACCCAGTCTGCTCTTTATG ctggaGCCGAGACGGCCACAAGCTGGTGAGTGCGTCCACAGACAACATTGTCTCGCAGTGGGACGTCCTGACTGGAGACTGTGACCAGAGGTTCCGCTTCCCCTCACCCATCCTGAAACTGCAATGCCACCCCAGAGACAT GGACAAGGTGCTGGTGTGTCCCATGAAGTCAGCCCCGGTCCTGCTGACTCTGTCAGACTCCAAACATGTTGTCCTGCCGGTGGACGACGACTCAGACCTGAATGTTGTGGCGGCCTTTGACAGGCGGGGGGAGTACATCTACACTGGCAATGCCAAAGGAAAG ATTCTGGTGTTGAACACAAACACTCAGGAGCTGGTGGCTTCCTTCAGAGTGACAACTGGCACCAGCAACACCACTGCCATCAAATCAATTGAATTTGCACGCAAGGGCAG TTGCTTTCTCATAAACACAGCAGACCGGATCATCAGAGTTTATGACGGCAGGGAGATACTGACCTGTGGCCGAGACGGTGAGCCTGAACCCATGCAGAAACTACAGGACCTGGTCAACAG GACTCCGTGGAAGCGCTGCTGTTTCTCCGGCGATGGCGAGTACATTGTGGCCGGTTCAGCCAGGCAGCACGCCCTCTACATCTGGGAGAAGAGCATCGGCAACCTGGTGAAGATCCTTCATGGAACCAGAGGAGAGCTGCTGCTGGATGTCGCT TGGCATCCAGTCCGTCCCATTATCGCCTCCATCTCCAGCGGAGTGGTGTCCATCTGGGCTCAGAACCAAGTG GAAAACTGGAGCGCTTTCGCTCCAGACTTTAAAGAGCTGGACGAGAATGTGGAGTACGAGGAGCGCGAGTCCGAATTTGACATTGAGGACGAAGATAAGAGTGAACCCGAGCAGACAG GTGCAGACGCCGCGGAGGATGAAGAGGTGGATGTCACCACCGTTGACCCCATAGTTGCTTTTTGCAGCAG TGATGAGGAGCTGGAGGACTATAAGGCCCTGCTTTACCTGCCAATCGCCCCTGAGGTCGAAGATCCAGAGGAAAACCCCTTCGGCCCCCCGCCAGACTCTGCGGTCCAGACTGCTGCCCCAGAGGACGCGTTGGCCGGCAGTGACAAGAAGCAGCGGCAGCCTTCCTCTGAAGGAGGCCCGGCCAAGAAGAAGGCTCGCACCACCACCATCGAACTGCAGGGGGTCCCTAGTGACG AGGTGCACCCTTTACTAGGAGTGAAGGGGGATGGCAAGTCCAAGAAGAAGACAGCTGGCCGGCCCAAAGGCTCCAAAG
- the rbbp5 gene encoding retinoblastoma-binding protein 5 isoform X1: protein MDNFLLLTESFGQNYPEEADGTLDCISMALTCTFNRWGTLLAVGCNDGRIVIWDFLTRGIAKIISAHIHPVCSLCWSRDGHKLVSASTDNIVSQWDVLTGDCDQRFRFPSPILKLQCHPRDMDKVLVCPMKSAPVLLTLSDSKHVVLPVDDDSDLNVVAAFDRRGEYIYTGNAKGKILVLNTNTQELVASFRVTTGTSNTTAIKSIEFARKGSCFLINTADRIIRVYDGREILTCGRDGEPEPMQKLQDLVNRTPWKRCCFSGDGEYIVAGSARQHALYIWEKSIGNLVKILHGTRGELLLDVAWHPVRPIIASISSGVVSIWAQNQVENWSAFAPDFKELDENVEYEERESEFDIEDEDKSEPEQTGADAAEDEEVDVTTVDPIVAFCSSDEELEDYKALLYLPIAPEVEDPEENPFGPPPDSAVQTAAPEDALAGSDKKQRQPSSEGGPAKKKARTTTIELQGVPSDEVHPLLGVKGDGKSKKKTAGRPKGSKGKDKDFPFRPKPYRGERPSFPMEALGSSGPGGGGGGGMKGRAEGGLATGSLVSQSYKQHDIGGMD, encoded by the exons ATGGATAATTTCCTGCTTCTTACTG AATCGTTCGGGCAGAACTATCCAGAG GAGGCAGATGGCACTCTGGACTGTATCAGTATGGCCCTCACCTGCACCTTCAACCGCTGGGGCACCCTGCTGGCCGTGGGCTGCAACGACGGCCGCATCGTCATCTGGGACTTCCTCACGCGGGGTATCGCCAAAATCATCAGTGCACACATCCACCCAGTCTGCTCTTTATG ctggaGCCGAGACGGCCACAAGCTGGTGAGTGCGTCCACAGACAACATTGTCTCGCAGTGGGACGTCCTGACTGGAGACTGTGACCAGAGGTTCCGCTTCCCCTCACCCATCCTGAAACTGCAATGCCACCCCAGAGACAT GGACAAGGTGCTGGTGTGTCCCATGAAGTCAGCCCCGGTCCTGCTGACTCTGTCAGACTCCAAACATGTTGTCCTGCCGGTGGACGACGACTCAGACCTGAATGTTGTGGCGGCCTTTGACAGGCGGGGGGAGTACATCTACACTGGCAATGCCAAAGGAAAG ATTCTGGTGTTGAACACAAACACTCAGGAGCTGGTGGCTTCCTTCAGAGTGACAACTGGCACCAGCAACACCACTGCCATCAAATCAATTGAATTTGCACGCAAGGGCAG TTGCTTTCTCATAAACACAGCAGACCGGATCATCAGAGTTTATGACGGCAGGGAGATACTGACCTGTGGCCGAGACGGTGAGCCTGAACCCATGCAGAAACTACAGGACCTGGTCAACAG GACTCCGTGGAAGCGCTGCTGTTTCTCCGGCGATGGCGAGTACATTGTGGCCGGTTCAGCCAGGCAGCACGCCCTCTACATCTGGGAGAAGAGCATCGGCAACCTGGTGAAGATCCTTCATGGAACCAGAGGAGAGCTGCTGCTGGATGTCGCT TGGCATCCAGTCCGTCCCATTATCGCCTCCATCTCCAGCGGAGTGGTGTCCATCTGGGCTCAGAACCAAGTG GAAAACTGGAGCGCTTTCGCTCCAGACTTTAAAGAGCTGGACGAGAATGTGGAGTACGAGGAGCGCGAGTCCGAATTTGACATTGAGGACGAAGATAAGAGTGAACCCGAGCAGACAG GTGCAGACGCCGCGGAGGATGAAGAGGTGGATGTCACCACCGTTGACCCCATAGTTGCTTTTTGCAGCAG TGATGAGGAGCTGGAGGACTATAAGGCCCTGCTTTACCTGCCAATCGCCCCTGAGGTCGAAGATCCAGAGGAAAACCCCTTCGGCCCCCCGCCAGACTCTGCGGTCCAGACTGCTGCCCCAGAGGACGCGTTGGCCGGCAGTGACAAGAAGCAGCGGCAGCCTTCCTCTGAAGGAGGCCCGGCCAAGAAGAAGGCTCGCACCACCACCATCGAACTGCAGGGGGTCCCTAGTGACG AGGTGCACCCTTTACTAGGAGTGAAGGGGGATGGCAAGTCCAAGAAGAAGACAGCTGGCCGGCCCAAAGGCTCCAAAGGTAAAGACAAAGACTTCCCCTTCAGACCCAAGCCCTACAGGGGCGAGCGGCCCTCCTTCCCCATGGAGGCCCTGGGCAGCTCTGgcccaggaggaggaggaggaggagggatgaaGGGCAGGGCAGAGGGGGGCCTGGCCACAG
- the rbbp5 gene encoding retinoblastoma-binding protein 5 isoform X3, producing the protein MDNFLLLTESFGQNYPEEADGTLDCISMALTCTFNRWGTLLAVGCNDGRIVIWDFLTRGIAKIISAHIHPVCSLCWSRDGHKLVSASTDNIVSQWDVLTGDCDQRFRFPSPILKLQCHPRDMDKVLVCPMKSAPVLLTLSDSKHVVLPVDDDSDLNVVAAFDRRGEYIYTGNAKGKILVLNTNTQELVASFRVTTGTSNTTAIKSIEFARKGSCFLINTADRIIRVYDGREILTCGRDGEPEPMQKLQDLVNRTPWKRCCFSGDGEYIVAGSARQHALYIWEKSIGNLVKILHGTRGELLLDVAWHPVRPIIASISSGVVSIWAQNQVENWSAFAPDFKELDENVEYEERESEFDIEDEDKSEPEQTGADAAEDEEVDVTTVDPIVAFCSSDEELEDYKALLYLPIAPEVEDPEENPFGPPPDSAVQTAAPEDALAGSDKKQRQPSSEGGPAKKKARTTTIELQGVPSDEVHPLLGVKGDGKSKKKTAGRPKGSKGSLVSQSYKQHDIGGMD; encoded by the exons ATGGATAATTTCCTGCTTCTTACTG AATCGTTCGGGCAGAACTATCCAGAG GAGGCAGATGGCACTCTGGACTGTATCAGTATGGCCCTCACCTGCACCTTCAACCGCTGGGGCACCCTGCTGGCCGTGGGCTGCAACGACGGCCGCATCGTCATCTGGGACTTCCTCACGCGGGGTATCGCCAAAATCATCAGTGCACACATCCACCCAGTCTGCTCTTTATG ctggaGCCGAGACGGCCACAAGCTGGTGAGTGCGTCCACAGACAACATTGTCTCGCAGTGGGACGTCCTGACTGGAGACTGTGACCAGAGGTTCCGCTTCCCCTCACCCATCCTGAAACTGCAATGCCACCCCAGAGACAT GGACAAGGTGCTGGTGTGTCCCATGAAGTCAGCCCCGGTCCTGCTGACTCTGTCAGACTCCAAACATGTTGTCCTGCCGGTGGACGACGACTCAGACCTGAATGTTGTGGCGGCCTTTGACAGGCGGGGGGAGTACATCTACACTGGCAATGCCAAAGGAAAG ATTCTGGTGTTGAACACAAACACTCAGGAGCTGGTGGCTTCCTTCAGAGTGACAACTGGCACCAGCAACACCACTGCCATCAAATCAATTGAATTTGCACGCAAGGGCAG TTGCTTTCTCATAAACACAGCAGACCGGATCATCAGAGTTTATGACGGCAGGGAGATACTGACCTGTGGCCGAGACGGTGAGCCTGAACCCATGCAGAAACTACAGGACCTGGTCAACAG GACTCCGTGGAAGCGCTGCTGTTTCTCCGGCGATGGCGAGTACATTGTGGCCGGTTCAGCCAGGCAGCACGCCCTCTACATCTGGGAGAAGAGCATCGGCAACCTGGTGAAGATCCTTCATGGAACCAGAGGAGAGCTGCTGCTGGATGTCGCT TGGCATCCAGTCCGTCCCATTATCGCCTCCATCTCCAGCGGAGTGGTGTCCATCTGGGCTCAGAACCAAGTG GAAAACTGGAGCGCTTTCGCTCCAGACTTTAAAGAGCTGGACGAGAATGTGGAGTACGAGGAGCGCGAGTCCGAATTTGACATTGAGGACGAAGATAAGAGTGAACCCGAGCAGACAG GTGCAGACGCCGCGGAGGATGAAGAGGTGGATGTCACCACCGTTGACCCCATAGTTGCTTTTTGCAGCAG TGATGAGGAGCTGGAGGACTATAAGGCCCTGCTTTACCTGCCAATCGCCCCTGAGGTCGAAGATCCAGAGGAAAACCCCTTCGGCCCCCCGCCAGACTCTGCGGTCCAGACTGCTGCCCCAGAGGACGCGTTGGCCGGCAGTGACAAGAAGCAGCGGCAGCCTTCCTCTGAAGGAGGCCCGGCCAAGAAGAAGGCTCGCACCACCACCATCGAACTGCAGGGGGTCCCTAGTGACG AGGTGCACCCTTTACTAGGAGTGAAGGGGGATGGCAAGTCCAAGAAGAAGACAGCTGGCCGGCCCAAAGGCTCCAAAG